The Mycobacteriales bacterium genomic sequence ACCCGATGGTGACCCTGGTCGACACGATGGACGGAGCGGCCGACAAGGCCGCCGAGCTCGCGAACGCGTAAGGGACGAAGACATGTCTATCTACCTCAACAAGGACTCCAAGGTCATCGTTCAGGGCATCACCGGCGGTGAGGGCACCAAGCACACCGCCCTGATGCTCAAGTGCGGCACCCAGGTCGTCGGCGGCGTCAACGCCCGCAAGGCCGGTACGACGGTCGCGCACAAGGACGCCGACGGCAACGACGTCGAGCTCCCCGTGTTCGGCTCCGTGAAGGAGGCGATGGCCGAGACCGGCGCCGACGTGTCGGTCGCGTTCGTGCCGCCGACCTTCACCAAGGACGCCTGCATCGAGGCCATCGACGCCGGCATCGGCCTGCTCGTGGTCATCACCGAGGGCGTGCCCGTGCAGGACACCGCCGAGGTCTTCGCCTACCTGGACGGCAAGTCCACCCGGATGATCGGGCCCAACTGTCCGGGCATCATCACGCCGGGCGAGGCGCTGGCCGGCATCACGCCGGCCACGATCTCCGGCTCCGGCCCGGTCGGCCTGGTGTCGAAGTCGGGCACGCTGACCTACCAGATGATGTTCGAGCTGCGTGACTACGGCTTCTCGACCGCCATCGGCATCGGCGGCGACCCGATCGTCGGGACCACCCACATCGACGCCCTCGAGGCGTTCGAGAACGACCCGGACACCAAGGCGATCGTGATGATCGGCGAGATCGGCGGCGACGCCGAGGAGCGGGCGGCGGACTACATCAAGGACCACGTCACCAAGCCGGTCGTCGGCTACGTCGCGGGCTTCACCGCCCCCGAGGGCAAGACGATGGGCCACGCCGGCGCCATCGTCTCCGGCTCCTCGGGCACCGCGCAGGCCAAGCAGGAGGCCCTCGAGGCCGCCGGCGTGA encodes the following:
- the sucD gene encoding succinate--CoA ligase subunit alpha — its product is MSIYLNKDSKVIVQGITGGEGTKHTALMLKCGTQVVGGVNARKAGTTVAHKDADGNDVELPVFGSVKEAMAETGADVSVAFVPPTFTKDACIEAIDAGIGLLVVITEGVPVQDTAEVFAYLDGKSTRMIGPNCPGIITPGEALAGITPATISGSGPVGLVSKSGTLTYQMMFELRDYGFSTAIGIGGDPIVGTTHIDALEAFENDPDTKAIVMIGEIGGDAEERAADYIKDHVTKPVVGYVAGFTAPEGKTMGHAGAIVSGSSGTAQAKQEALEAAGVKVGKTPSATAELMREIMAAL